In the Ipomoea triloba cultivar NCNSP0323 chromosome 6, ASM357664v1 genome, one interval contains:
- the LOC116023259 gene encoding vetispiradiene synthase 3-like: protein MATNNEVVRPVTSFSPSLWGDEFRYFVFDNEVAERYAQEIEVLKGQVMSMLVSIRSAKLAEKLNFIDTIERLGISYHFHEMIDEMLENIYHVNPNFQLGDDLCTSALLFRLLRQHGYNISPGIFHNFQENGKFKSTFSNDVKGLLNLYEASHVKGHNDDNLKEAYTFSKTYLDVIGPQLSSTLGKQVRHALDQSLHKGIPRVESSYFITVYQEDESKNDVLLRFAKLDFNLLQMHHKQELCEHMRWWKELDFVTTLPYARDRAVECYFWVLGVYFEAKYSKARLMLAKIITMTSVLDDTYDSFGKPDELEIFTDAIQKWDIRQMDRLPHFMKIIYKTLIDLFEKYDKELSEEGRSFAVHYTKERVKELVSSYNIEVKWSTERCIPPVAEYLKNGLLSSTLYLLITASFLGMKSVTREAFEWSSQNPRIIEANALLGRVINDIASYEREKCNRVNATGIDYYMNDYGVTAEEAMDKFQEMVENAWKDTNEDILQPIPSAVSTDILIRILNFARIDDVVYKNKQDGYTNPEKVLKPCIFSLLVNSFEI from the exons ATGGCGACAAACAACGAGGTTGTCCGTCCCGTCACAAGCTTCTCCCCAAGCCTGTGGGGAGATGAATTTCGGTACTTTGTCTTCGATAATGAAGTTGCAGAAAGGTATGCTCAAGAGATTGAAGTGTTGAAGGGACAAGTAATGAGCATGTTGGTAAGTATTAGGAGTGCCAAGTTAGCTGAGAAGCTAAACTTCATTGACACCATAGAACGTCTCGGCATTTCATATCACTTTCATGAAATGATTGATGAGATGCTAGAAAATATTTACCACGTCAATCCTAACTTCCAGTTAGGAGATGATTTGTGCACTTCTGCACTTCTGTTTCGATTGCTGAGGCAACATGGTTATAACATCTCTCCAG GAATCTTTcataattttcaagaaaatggaaaattcaAAAGCACTTTTTCCAACGATGTTAAGGGATTGTTGAACTTATATGAAGCTTCACACGTAAAGGGGCATAACGACGACAATTTGAAAGAGGCTTATACCTTCTCAAAAACTTATTTGGACGTTATTGGTCCACAACTGAGCTCTACTTTGGGAAAGCAAGTGAGACATGCCCTTGACCAATCCTTGCACAAGGGCATCCCTAGAGTAGAGAGTAGCTACTTCATCACAGTGTATCAAGAAGATGAGTCCAAGAACGATGTTCTACTCCGGTTTGCAAAGttagattttaatttgttgcaaATGCACCACAAGCAAGAACTCTGCGAACATATGAg GTGGTGGAAGGAGTTGGACTTTGTCACTACACTTCCTTATGCAAGAGACAGGGCTGTTGAATGTTACTTTTGGGTGTTGGGAGTATATTTTGAGGCAAAATATTCCAAAGCTCGACTCATGCTTGCCAAAATTATAACAATGACTTCCGTTTTAGATGACACATATGATTCTTTTGGAAAGCCGGATGAATTAGAGATTTTTACCGATGCCATACAAAA GTGGGATATACGTCAAATGGACCGTCTTCCCCATTTTATGAAGATAATCTATAAAACTCTTATAGATCTTTTTGAGAAGTACGACAAAGAACTATCAGAAGAAGGAAGATCTTTTGCAGTTCATTACACAAAAGAACGA GTTAAGGAACTTGTGAGTTCGTACAATATTGAAGTGAAATGGTCTACGGAAAGATGCATACCACCGGTTGCTGAGTATCTAAAAAATGGACTCCTTAGTAGCACCCTTTACTTGCTCATCACAGCTTCTTTCCTTGGCATGAAGTCCGTTACAAGAGAAGCATTTGAATGGTCAAGTCAAAACCCTAGAATTATTGAGGCCAATGCACTATTGGGTCGTGTTATTAACGACATAGCTTCCTATGAG CGTGAGAAATGCAACAGGGTAAATGCAACTGGAATTGATTATTACATGAATGATTATGGTGTAACTGCTGAAGAAGCAATGGACAAGTTTCAAGAAATGGTAGAAAATGCTTGGAAAGATACCAATGAAGATATTCTTCAACCAATTCCATCGGCTGTCTCAACTGATATTCTTATACGTATTCTCAACTTTGCTCGCATTGATGATGTAGTTTATAAGAACAAACAAGATGGGTATACTAACCCTGAGAAAGTTTTGAAGCCTtgtattttttctcttttggtCAACTCCTTTGAAATCTAG